In a genomic window of Helianthus annuus cultivar XRQ/B chromosome 10, HanXRQr2.0-SUNRISE, whole genome shotgun sequence:
- the LOC110926641 gene encoding homeobox-leucine zipper protein ANTHOCYANINLESS 2 encodes MEGNGNQRAREEVPATTSDENENCEVRSSDEEEINHGGSSSSSRQYSRYTREQVEELEKFFKKNPHPTEKERTEIANKLNITINKVKFWFQNRRTQLKSQKERSENVILKQENEQLRLENLAMAEVLKNPLCNKCGAQATIPDGSIHAHKVVIENARLKEEFSHFTSQVSQMFGMPLSNKVTIPGDTLNSIMSRSHMDYDIPIQRNEYLVQASRAMEVLLKLGNVNAPLWNRNIEGGGETLNFVEYERDFPPFLGTKPPGFVSEATRARSVVPMTSLTLVEALLNADQWREMFIGMIGSCTTMEVISNGTGGSRNGALQLMKAEIQLISPLVPVRGLKFIRFAKQQAQGQWTVVDLSIDSRIEGHMTRRCPSGCILHDMPNGFTMVTWIEHTEYDEQSVSHQYRQLINSGVGFGAQRWISALLRHCESITAIMSPTLNHHLLQDTKRSLRGLAQRMMSIFCGGVCLTDGQQWDLVADHAPRRPRIMAHNYISGFGEPMGIVTSATYSVWIPTSHQYLFDMLKTKDRCIWDVICHRIAVRNMIHLPLGQDETSPNCISILYSNIERTTEDDQVMVLQETISDMTGSLIVYATIDFPTVSVVMNGEDISSVALLPSGLCIVPGYGEDGAGGERGSMVTVGLQLLHPDITTSNMITMETIIMINDLVARTVQGIKEIV; translated from the exons ATGGAAGGAAATGGTAATCAAAGGGCCAGGGAAGAAGTACCTGCAACAACATCCGATGAAAATGAGAATTGTGAAGTCAGGTCTAGTGACGAAGAGGAAATCAATCATGGCGGTTCATCTTCGAGTTCACGACAATATAGCCGTTACACACGAGAGCAAGTTGAAGAACTTGAAAA ATTCTTCAAAAAGAACCCTCACCCTACCGAGAAAGAAAGGACTGAAATTGCAAATAAACTCAATATCACTATCAATAAGGTCAAATTTTggttccagaatagaagaactCAATTGAAG AGTCAAAAGGAGCGCAGTGAGAATGTGATTTTGAAGCAAGAGAACGAGCAACTGAGGCTTGAGAATTTAGCAATGGCAGAAGTCCTAAAGAACCCGCTTTGCAACAAATGTGGTGCACAAGCAACAATACCAGACGGGTCCATTCACGCACACAAAGTCGTGATAGAGAACGCACGGTTGAAAGAGGAATTTAGCCATTTCACCAGTCAAGTCAGTCAAATGTTTGGTATGCCATTGTCAAACAAAGTGACAATTCCTGGTGACACTTTAAACTCAATCATGAGTCGATCACATATGGACTACGACATACCCATTCAAAGGAATGAATATCTTGTGCAAGCATCAAGAGCCATGGAAGTGCTCTTAAAGCTTGGGAATGTCAATGCTCCACTATGGAATAGAAACATAGAAGGTGGAGGAGAAACCCTTAATTTTGTTGAATATGAAAGGGATTTTCCTCCTTTCCTTGGCACAAAACCACCTGGATTCGTATCTGAGGCTACACGGGCTAGGAGCGTGGTACCGATGACTAGCTTAACCCTTGTAGAAGCATTACTCAACGCG GATCAATGGAGAGAAATGTTTATAGGCATGATAGGCAGTTGTACTACAATGGAAGTGATTTCCAATGGTACAGGAGGCTCAAGAAATGGTGCTCTCCAACTT ATGAAGGCCGAAATTCAACTCATTTCGCCTTTAGTGCCAGTTCGAGGGCTTAAGTTTATTCGATTTGCCAAACAGCAAGCACAGGGGCAATGGACTGTGGTTGATTTGTCAATCGATTCAAGAATTGAAGGACACATGACAAGAAGGTGTCCTTCTGGTTGTATCCTACATGATATGCCAAATGGTTTCACCATG GTTACGTGGATCGAACATACTGAATACGATGAGCAATCGGTCTCCCACCAGTATCGTCAGTTAATCAACTCGGGTGTGGGCTTCGGTGCACAAAGATGGATTAGTGCACTTTTGAGGCATTGTGAAAGCATAACAGCCATCATGTCTCCCACCCTCAACCACCACCTGCTTCAAGATACAAAAAGAAGCTTAAGAGGCCTAGCACAAcgcatgatgagtatcttttgcGGTGGGGTTTGTTTAACCGATGGTCAACAATGGGATTTGGTTGCGGATCATGCACCAAGAAGACCAAGGATCATGGCACACAATTACATAAGTGGTTTTGGTGAACCAATGGGAATAGTCACTAGTGCAACCTATTCAGTCTGGATACCCACAAGTCACCAATACCTGTTTGATATGTTGAAAACAAAAGACAGGTGTATATGGGATGTGATATGCCATAGGATTGCCGTTAGAAACATGATCCATTTACCGTTGGGCCAAGACGAAACAAGTCCTAACTGCATCTCCATTTTATATTCCAATATT GAAAGGACAACTGAAGACGATCAGGTTATGGTGCTGCAGGAGACAATCAGTGATATGACAGGATCACTCATTGTCTATGCAACTATAGATTTCCCAACAGTATCCGTGGTGATGAATGGCGAGGACATTTCTTCGGTGGCTCTCTTGCCATCAGGGTTATGTATAGTCCCAGGATATGGTGAAGACGGTGCAGGTGGTGAACGTGGATCAATGGTGACTGTGGGGCTCCAACTATTGCACCCGGATATAACTACCTCAAACATGATTACAATGGAAACCATCATCATGATAAACGATCTGGTGGCACGAACAGTTCAGGGAATCAAAGAAATTGTTTGA
- the LOC110883575 gene encoding homeobox-leucine zipper protein HDG1: MPRRIELFIKGLPPRVKGLVTAANLNNLTQIVRLAHKITDQEVESGDLPPRISTTTTTTTATTAITPAIDSKRKANVVADALSRKETKPKRVRALQLTIHSNLPDKIRTAQTEALKEGNIEAEGLRGMEKQLEQKSDDISQKWKEMVIKGPGKKYLQQHPMKMRIVKSGLVTKRKSIMVVHLRVHENIAVTHESNFFKKNPHPTEKERTEIANKLNITINKVKFWFQNRRTQLKSQQERSENVILKQENEQLRLDNLATAEVLKNPLCNKCGAQATIPDGSIHKHKVVIENARLKEELSHMANFASHVSQMFGIPLPNKVTIPGDPLNPIMSRSLMDYDIPIQRNEYLVQASRAMEVLLKLGNVNAPLWNRNIEGGGETLNFVEYERAFPPSLGTKPPGFISEATRARSVVPMTSSTLVEALLNADQWREMFIGMIGSCTTMEVISNGTGGSRNGALQLMKAEIQLISPLVPVRGLKFIRFAKQQAQGQWTVVNLSIDSRIEGHMTRRCPSGCILHDMPNGFTMVTWIEHTEYDEQSVSHQYRQLINSGVGFSAQRWISALLRHCESITAIMSPTLNHHLLQDTKRSLRGLAQRMMSIFCGGVCLTDGQQWDLVADHAPKRPRIMAHNYISGFGEPMGIVTSATYSVWIPTNHQHLFDMLKTKDRCIWDVICHRIAARNMIHLPLGQDETSPNCISILYSNMVGEDNRRRSVALLPSGLCIVPGYGEDGAGGERGSMVTVGLQLLHPDITTSNMITMETIIMINDLVARTVQGIIEIV, encoded by the exons ATGccacgaagaatcgagttgttcaTTAAGGGGTTACCCCcacgagtgaagggtttggtCACTGCCGCAAACCTCAACAACCTGACCCAGATCGTTCGTTTGGCGCATAAAATCACtgatcaggaggtggagagcgGGGATCTGCCACCGCGTATTtctactaccactactactactACCGCTACTACAGCTATTACCCCTGCCAtagacagcaagc gtaaagctaacgtgGTAGCTGATGCACTCAGCCGCAAAGAGACAAAGCCTAAACGTGTTCGCGCACTACAACTCACTATTCATTCCAACCTTCCTGATAAGATTCGTACGGCCCAGACTGAGGCATTGAAAGAAGGGAACATCGAAGCTGAGGGTTTGCGCGGTATGGAAAAGCAGCTTGAGCAGAAATCTGATG ACATAAGTCAAAAATGGAAGGAAATGGTAATCAAAGGGCCAGGGAAGAAGTACCTGCAACAACATCCGATGAAAATGAGAATTGTGAAGTCAGGTCTAGTGACGAAGAGGAAATCAATCATGGTGGTTCATCTTCGAGTTCATGAAAATATAGCCGTTACACACGAGAGCAA TTTCTTCAAAAAGAACCCTCACCCTACCGAGAAAGAAAGGACTGAAATTGCAAATAAACTCAATATCACTATCAATAAGGTCAAATTTTggttccagaatagaagaactCAATTGAAG AGTCAACAGGAGCGCAGTGAGAATGTGATTTTGAAGCAAGAGAACGAGCAACTGAGGCTTGATAATTTAGCAACGGCAGAAGTCCTAAAGAACCCGCTTTGCAACAAATGTGGTGCACAAGCAACAATACCAGACGGGTCCATTCACAAACACAAAGTCGTGATAGAGAACGCACGGTTGAAAGAGGAACTTAGCCACATGGCTAATTTCGCCAGTCATGTCAGTCAAATGTTTGGTATACCATTGCCAAACAAAGTGACAATTCCTGGTGACCCTTTAAACCCAATCATGAGTCGATCACTTATGGACTACGACATACCCATTCAAAGGAATGAATATCTTGTGCAAGCATCAAGAGCCATGGAAGTGCTCTTAAAGCTTGGGAATGTCAATGCTCCACTATGGAATAGAAACATAGAAGGTGGAGGAGAAACCCTTAATTTTGTTGAATATGAAAGGGCTTTTCCTCCTTCCCTTGGCACAAAACCACCTGGATTCATATCTGAGGCTACACGGGCTAGGAGCGTGGTACCGATGACTAGCTCAACCCTTGTAGAAGCATTACTCAACGCG GATCAATGGAGAGAAATGTTTATAGGCATGATAGGCAGTTGTACTACAATGGAAGTGATTTCCAATGGTACAGGAGGCTCAAGAAATGGTGCTCTCCAACTT ATGAAGGCCGAAATTCAACTCATTTCGCCTTTAGTGCCGGTTCGAGGGCTTAAGTTTATTCGATTTGCCAAACAGCAAGCACAGGGGCAATGGACTGTGGTTAATTTGTCAATCGATTCAAGAATTGAAGGACACATGACAAGAAGGTGTCCTTCTGGTTGTATCCTACATGACATGCCAAATGGTTTCACCATG GTTACGTGGATCGAACATACCGAATACGATGAGCAATCGGTCTCCCACCAGTATCGTCAGTTAATCAACTCGGGTGTGGGCTTCAGTGCACAAAGATGGATTAGTGCACTTTTGAGACATTGTGAAAGCATAACAGCCATCATGTCTCCCACCCTCAACCACCACCTGCTTCAAGATACAAAAAGAAGCTTAAGAGGCCTAGCACAAcgcatgatgagtatcttttgtGGTGGGGTTTGTTTAACCGATGGTCAACAATGGGATTTGGTTGCGGATCATGCACCGAAAAGACCAAGGATCATGGCACACAATTACATAAGTGGTTTTGGTGAACCAATGGGAATAGTCACTAGTGCAACCTATTCAGTCTGGATACccacaaatcaccaacacctGTTTGATATGTTGAAAACAAAAGACAGGTGTATATGGGATGTGATATGCCATAGGATTGCCGCTAGAAACATGATCCATTTACCGTTGGGCCAAGATGAAACAAGTCCTAACTGCATCTCCATTTTATATTCCAATATGGTAG GAGAGGACAACCGAAGACGATCAGTGGCTCTCTTGCCATCAGGGTTATGTATAGTCCCAGGATATGGTGAAGACGGTGCAGGTGGTGAACGTGGATCAATGGTGACTGTGGGGCTCCAACTATTGCACCCAGATATAACTACCTCAAACATGATCACAATGGAAACCATCATCATGATAAACGATCTGGTGGCACGAACAGTTCAGGGAATCATAGAAATTGTTTGA